Proteins from a genomic interval of Nitrospirota bacterium:
- a CDS encoding septal ring lytic transglycosylase RlpA family protein yields the protein MSRRPQACCARWLVLLFVTLLAGTMAACGGTPKPVYFPGYPIGFVERGVASWYGPGFHGNKTANGERYDMHQLTAAHRTLPLGSIAVVRSLSSDRQVTIRINDRGPFARGRVLDLSLAGAQALGMTGAGTDQIELRVVGYQGRAADMGVLRVQVGAFSDQQNALTLLERGKHLYQGGRIQTVDLPEGKRYRVQIGQFSTEAQAEAAASHLDSVLGLQSFVFRDDP from the coding sequence ATGTCTCGCCGACCTCAGGCCTGCTGCGCTCGTTGGCTGGTTCTTCTTTTCGTCACCCTCCTGGCCGGTACCATGGCCGCTTGTGGAGGCACTCCCAAACCGGTCTATTTCCCAGGCTATCCGATTGGATTTGTCGAACGAGGCGTCGCCTCGTGGTATGGACCTGGATTTCACGGGAACAAGACGGCAAACGGTGAACGGTATGATATGCATCAGCTGACGGCGGCTCATCGGACATTGCCGCTTGGTTCCATTGCGGTCGTGCGATCGCTGAGTAGCGATCGACAGGTGACCATCCGCATTAACGATCGGGGTCCGTTTGCGAGAGGTCGTGTGCTCGATCTCTCACTCGCCGGGGCGCAAGCGCTCGGGATGACCGGAGCAGGAACCGATCAGATTGAATTGCGGGTCGTGGGGTATCAAGGACGAGCGGCCGATATGGGGGTCTTGCGGGTACAAGTCGGGGCATTTTCCGATCAACAGAATGCGCTCACTCTGTTAGAACGGGGCAAACATCTCTACCAGGGAGGCAGAATCCAGACGGTTGATCTGCCTGAGGGAAAGCGATATCGAGTCCAGATCGGTCAGTTTTCTACGGAGGCCCAGGCGGAAGCTGCCGCATCTCACCTCGATTCCGTCCTAGGGCTCCAATCCTTTGTATTTCGCGACGATCCGTAG